The following proteins come from a genomic window of Mariniflexile sp. TRM1-10:
- a CDS encoding phytase, whose protein sequence is MNKVKVNIVFGITVLLLSCATKLPEIVAKTVTEKTPHDTDDPAIWINKNNPEQSIVFGTDKDDVNGGVYAFDLDGKIIKEKSITNISYPNNVDVAHGFKLNDSTTTDIMVFSEREKHQIRLFSVPDMIPLDHGGFKVFEDETHAEMKRPMGVSLYKNPVTGHISVFVSRKKGPTKGYLYQYELVSDSLGVKANLLRKLGAFSGQKEIEAIAVDDEAGFVYYSDEGIGIRKYHANPIKGDVEVALFGGEHFKDDIEGIAITKYQDRGYLIVSNQQKHTFNIFSLETNAFIKELNLGTIETDGCDVTTIPLGSKFPNGLFVSMNDEMNFFFHDLADLKLVE, encoded by the coding sequence ATGAATAAAGTAAAAGTAAATATTGTTTTTGGAATTACCGTTTTATTATTGTCCTGTGCCACTAAATTACCAGAAATAGTAGCTAAAACCGTTACAGAGAAAACACCGCACGATACCGACGATCCTGCTATTTGGATAAACAAGAATAATCCAGAACAAAGTATTGTTTTTGGTACGGATAAAGATGACGTTAATGGCGGGGTTTATGCTTTTGATTTAGATGGGAAAATCATAAAGGAAAAAAGTATCACCAATATTAGCTATCCAAATAATGTTGATGTGGCGCATGGCTTTAAATTAAATGATTCTACAACAACCGATATTATGGTGTTTTCCGAAAGGGAAAAACATCAAATACGTTTGTTCTCTGTACCAGATATGATACCATTGGATCATGGTGGATTTAAAGTTTTTGAAGATGAAACCCATGCTGAAATGAAACGCCCCATGGGAGTATCTCTTTATAAAAACCCCGTAACAGGACATATATCGGTTTTTGTTAGTAGAAAAAAAGGACCAACAAAAGGCTATTTATATCAGTACGAATTAGTTTCAGATTCATTAGGCGTCAAAGCCAATTTACTTAGGAAACTAGGCGCATTTAGTGGACAAAAAGAAATTGAAGCCATAGCAGTTGATGATGAAGCAGGCTTTGTTTATTATTCTGATGAAGGCATTGGTATTAGAAAATACCATGCCAATCCAATAAAAGGCGATGTAGAAGTAGCACTTTTTGGAGGCGAGCATTTTAAAGATGATATAGAAGGTATTGCTATTACAAAGTATCAAGACAGAGGCTATTTAATAGTTTCTAACCAACAAAAACATACCTTTAATATTTTCAGTTTAGAAACCAATGCATTTATAAAAGAACTTAATTTGGGCACTATTGAAACCGATGGTTGCGATGTGACCACAATCCCTTTAGGAAGCAAATTTCCTAACGGATTATTTGTATCCATGAATGATGAAATGAACTTCTTTTTTCATGATTTGGCTGACCTAAAATTAGTAGAGTAA
- a CDS encoding DUF4199 domain-containing protein: MKKISLSIKFGLITSIVLIAYFLILALFNKHINPAYSFFNAIITTLGIYEAIRFTKLENPEAFSYGEGFKTGLITGFIATILFTGFFLLYATEFNPDFLPELLKKMQGGLGADVGLITFVVAIMGFATTLVATLAVMQHFKNSKNLA; this comes from the coding sequence ATGAAAAAAATATCGCTTTCCATTAAGTTTGGACTTATTACAAGCATTGTATTAATTGCTTATTTTTTAATCTTGGCATTATTTAACAAGCATATAAATCCAGCATATAGTTTTTTTAATGCTATCATAACTACTCTTGGGATTTATGAAGCCATTAGGTTTACCAAACTCGAGAATCCCGAAGCTTTTTCTTATGGCGAAGGCTTTAAAACAGGGCTTATTACAGGCTTTATTGCCACCATACTCTTCACTGGTTTCTTCTTGCTTTATGCAACCGAATTTAACCCTGATTTTTTACCAGAATTACTTAAAAAAATGCAGGGTGGTTTAGGGGCTGATGTTGGCTTGATAACATTTGTGGTGGCCATTATGGGGTTTGCAACTACGCTAGTTGCAACACTTGCTGTGATGCAGCATTTTAAAAACAGTAAAAATCTTGCCTAA
- a CDS encoding heavy-metal-associated domain-containing protein encodes MKSIKNIMMVGAMALFVMSCKNEAKPEVKTVEVANETSKMADPNATYAKAEFTIDGMTCAIGCAKTIEKKIAKMDGVKSATVDFDKKLAMVEYNVAKVTPVLLEETVTKVSDAYEVSGMKTVTTN; translated from the coding sequence ATGAAATCAATAAAAAACATTATGATGGTTGGGGCCATGGCATTATTTGTTATGAGCTGTAAAAATGAAGCAAAACCAGAGGTTAAAACTGTTGAAGTGGCAAACGAAACTTCTAAAATGGCAGACCCAAACGCTACCTACGCCAAAGCAGAATTCACTATTGATGGGATGACTTGTGCCATAGGTTGTGCTAAAACAATTGAAAAGAAGATTGCTAAAATGGATGGTGTGAAATCCGCAACTGTTGATTTTGATAAAAAATTAGCTATGGTTGAATACAATGTAGCTAAGGTAACACCTGTTTTATTAGAAGAAACGGTTACTAAAGTATCAGATGCTTATGAAGTTAGTGGTATGAAGACAGTGACCACTAACTAA
- a CDS encoding regulatory protein RecX, whose amino-acid sequence MQQTRKTYTLQEATKKLEHYCAYQERCHKEVVQKLTDMYMIPEAIDVIVVHLLQHNFLNEERFAKTFVSGKFKIKAWGRRRLTFELKKKGVGKVNIKQALADISDEEYIGVFNDLAEKKANSIKESNLFKKKKKFIDYFLYRGWESHLVYDKANELIK is encoded by the coding sequence ATGCAGCAAACCAGAAAAACATATACGCTACAAGAAGCTACCAAAAAACTGGAGCATTATTGTGCATACCAAGAACGTTGCCATAAAGAAGTTGTGCAAAAGCTTACCGATATGTATATGATACCCGAAGCGATCGATGTTATTGTGGTACACCTGTTGCAGCATAATTTTCTAAACGAAGAACGTTTTGCCAAAACATTTGTAAGTGGTAAGTTCAAAATAAAGGCTTGGGGCCGACGCCGTTTAACTTTTGAATTAAAGAAAAAAGGCGTAGGCAAAGTTAACATAAAACAAGCGCTTGCAGATATTTCGGACGAGGAGTATATCGGGGTTTTTAATGATTTAGCCGAAAAAAAGGCGAATTCTATAAAAGAGTCCAACCTTTTTAAGAAAAAGAAGAAGTTTATAGATTACTTTTTATACCGCGGTTGGGAGTCCCATTTGGTATATGATAAGGCTAACGAACTTATAAAATAA
- the gldD gene encoding gliding motility lipoprotein GldD, translating to MILKLKSTYLFKSLITVGLFILVSCGQDYIPKPKAYLRLDYPKAQYKKINIDVPFYFETNHLASKIKYKKLAATKESYGINIEYPTLKGTIFLTYKAIDGDSEILTEYLRDAQKFTLEHTIKADEIPVFPYENKERKVYGIFSEVKGNVASPAQFYVTDSVQHFLVGSLYFYAKPNYDSILPAANYLQKDMARIMETIVWK from the coding sequence ATGATTTTAAAATTGAAAAGCACATATTTATTTAAAAGTTTAATAACAGTTGGACTTTTTATTTTAGTGTCTTGTGGGCAAGATTATATTCCAAAGCCTAAGGCTTATCTAAGGTTAGATTATCCTAAAGCACAGTATAAAAAAATTAATATAGACGTGCCGTTTTATTTTGAAACAAACCATTTAGCGTCTAAAATTAAGTATAAAAAGTTAGCCGCAACTAAAGAAAGTTATGGTATTAATATAGAATACCCTACACTAAAAGGCACTATTTTTTTAACCTATAAGGCGATAGATGGCGATTCGGAAATCTTAACCGAATATCTTAGAGACGCCCAAAAATTCACTTTAGAACACACCATTAAAGCAGATGAGATCCCCGTATTTCCATATGAAAACAAAGAAAGAAAAGTATACGGCATATTTTCTGAAGTAAAAGGAAACGTGGCATCGCCTGCACAATTTTATGTCACTGATAGTGTTCAGCATTTCTTAGTAGGATCCCTTTACTTTTACGCTAAACCTAATTATGATTCTATTTTACCGGCAGCTAACTATTTACAAAAAGACATGGCGCGAATAATGGAAACAATTGTTTGGAAATAA
- a CDS encoding TonB-dependent receptor: MRKDCVLLLITFIYSLATFTQNGNIKGVIADENGIAVPGATVLIEELKKGAVSDFDGTFTIIGIPEGTYHLSIKYLGYSDFKKEAIVSNSETTTLYVTLSSKNTELDEVEITGYSLGGQARALNAQKNKQNITNIVSTDQIGKFPDANIGDAVKRIPGITMQVDQGEARNIIIRGLSPQLNSVTLNGSRIPSAEGDNRNVQMDLIPADMIQTIEVSKAITPDMDADALGGSVNLITRTSPQGFRLSATAGSGINYITNKRILNGSFLLGDKSNDGKFGYMLSASFNDNDFGSDNVEAEWEDEFEYNAFDDEDNLQEVDVNPYAKVFEIREYLVQRIRRSFSANFDYKLNDNSNIYFKSIYNWRDDRENRFRLEHEILDGEDIEPGDFTVDGTGNLTSFPVEVKRQSKGGIDNGRNKNRRLEDQRMFNFSLGGEHLANTLQIDWMASLSKASEERLNERYLEYESEYGVAFNNDADKPLFIPLFADDADFNNFEFNELTEENQYTEEKDLNLFANFKLPLTLFQQEDGFLKFGLRARLKNKNRDNDFTEYSPQSAAFEFLGGIPTRNYSDSDFLAGSQYAVGTFATSEFLGSLKLNDTTQFEAENLPEEYLTANFDVDENVYAGYAMTNQKLSDKLSLLVGLRLEHTKINSIGNELIFDVEGDYAGTNQLKDESSYTNVLPGLHLKYDVSNNTVLRFAWTNTLARPNYVDLVPYREINNEDEEIYLGNSELEPTTSMNFDVMAERYFKSVGILSAGLFYKDIQDFVYTSQSENTNGYEVYQPLNGEGATIFGAEFSLQRQLDFLPGFAKNFNIYLNYTYLTSDAKGIKNEDGETRNDLDLPQTAPNMFNASLGYANKRLSLRLSGNYSDSYIDEIGGRAFEDRYYDEQFFLDFNANVSINKNLSLYADLNNITNQPLRYFQGVKSRTMQMEYYGRRLTFGLKYDLFKKN, from the coding sequence ATGAGAAAAGACTGTGTATTACTATTAATTACGTTCATATATTCATTAGCCACTTTTACGCAAAATGGAAATATAAAAGGTGTTATAGCAGATGAAAATGGCATCGCTGTCCCTGGGGCAACTGTACTGATAGAAGAACTAAAAAAAGGAGCTGTTTCAGACTTTGATGGCACTTTTACCATAATTGGTATTCCTGAAGGCACCTATCATTTATCAATTAAATATTTAGGATATTCAGATTTTAAAAAAGAGGCCATTGTATCTAATTCAGAAACAACAACTTTATATGTTACATTAAGCTCTAAAAACACCGAATTGGATGAAGTTGAAATTACAGGCTATTCTTTAGGTGGACAAGCAAGAGCATTAAATGCTCAAAAAAACAAACAAAACATCACGAATATTGTTTCAACAGATCAGATAGGGAAATTCCCAGATGCCAATATTGGAGACGCCGTAAAGAGGATTCCTGGGATTACGATGCAAGTAGACCAAGGCGAGGCACGTAATATTATTATTCGTGGGTTGTCGCCTCAATTAAATTCCGTAACATTAAACGGAAGTCGTATTCCTTCTGCCGAAGGTGATAACAGAAATGTTCAAATGGATTTAATTCCTGCCGATATGATTCAAACCATAGAGGTTAGTAAAGCCATAACACCTGATATGGACGCCGATGCTTTGGGAGGTTCGGTAAACTTAATAACAAGAACATCCCCTCAAGGCTTTCGCTTATCTGCAACGGCAGGTTCTGGAATCAATTATATCACTAATAAAAGAATCCTAAATGGGTCTTTTTTATTAGGCGATAAGTCTAATGACGGCAAATTTGGTTATATGCTTTCAGCGTCTTTCAATGATAATGATTTTGGAAGTGATAACGTTGAAGCAGAATGGGAAGACGAATTTGAATATAATGCATTTGATGATGAAGATAATTTACAGGAAGTAGATGTAAACCCGTATGCTAAAGTATTTGAGATTCGAGAGTATTTGGTACAACGTATTCGCCGTAGTTTTTCAGCAAATTTTGATTATAAATTAAATGACAATAGCAACATTTACTTTAAATCCATTTACAACTGGAGAGATGATCGTGAAAACAGGTTTCGTTTAGAGCATGAGATTTTAGATGGTGAAGATATTGAACCGGGCGATTTCACAGTAGATGGAACTGGTAATTTAACATCGTTTCCCGTAGAAGTCAAAAGGCAATCTAAAGGAGGTATTGATAACGGCCGAAATAAAAACAGACGTTTAGAAGATCAGCGTATGTTTAATTTTAGTTTGGGTGGCGAGCATTTGGCCAATACTTTGCAAATAGATTGGATGGCTTCATTATCAAAAGCCTCAGAAGAACGTTTAAACGAACGTTATTTAGAATATGAAAGTGAGTATGGTGTAGCATTCAATAACGATGCAGATAAACCATTGTTTATACCATTATTTGCGGATGATGCTGATTTCAATAATTTTGAATTTAATGAACTAACAGAAGAAAATCAATATACAGAGGAAAAAGATCTTAATCTGTTTGCTAACTTTAAATTACCACTAACGCTATTTCAGCAAGAAGATGGCTTTTTAAAGTTTGGACTAAGAGCTAGATTGAAAAACAAAAATCGAGACAATGACTTTACGGAATATAGTCCACAAAGTGCTGCTTTCGAATTTTTAGGTGGCATACCGACCCGAAATTACTCAGATTCAGATTTTTTAGCAGGAAGTCAATATGCGGTTGGTACATTCGCAACTTCTGAATTTTTAGGAAGTTTAAAATTAAACGATACTACACAATTTGAAGCAGAAAATTTGCCTGAAGAATACTTAACCGCCAATTTTGATGTAGATGAAAACGTGTATGCAGGTTATGCTATGACCAACCAAAAGCTATCAGATAAATTAAGCCTGTTAGTAGGTTTAAGGCTAGAACACACCAAAATTAATAGTATAGGAAACGAATTAATTTTTGATGTTGAAGGCGATTATGCAGGAACAAACCAATTAAAAGATGAAAGTTCCTATACTAATGTTTTGCCCGGTCTGCATTTAAAATACGATGTATCAAATAATACGGTTTTGCGTTTTGCGTGGACAAACACGTTGGCAAGACCAAATTATGTTGATTTGGTACCTTACAGGGAAATTAACAATGAAGATGAAGAAATTTATTTAGGTAATTCTGAGTTAGAACCAACAACCTCCATGAATTTTGATGTGATGGCAGAACGTTATTTTAAATCCGTTGGAATTTTGTCGGCAGGTTTATTCTATAAAGATATTCAAGATTTTGTTTATACTAGCCAGTCAGAAAACACCAATGGCTACGAAGTATATCAACCATTAAACGGCGAGGGCGCTACCATATTTGGAGCAGAGTTTTCATTACAGCGTCAGTTGGATTTTTTACCCGGTTTTGCAAAAAACTTCAATATTTATTTAAACTATACCTATTTAACTTCTGATGCTAAAGGCATTAAAAATGAAGATGGTGAAACGCGTAATGATTTAGACTTACCACAAACGGCTCCAAATATGTTTAATGCTTCTTTAGGGTATGCCAACAAGAGATTAAGCTTGCGTTTGTCTGGAAATTATTCAGATTCCTATATCGATGAAATTGGTGGTCGTGCTTTTGAAGACAGGTATTATGACGAGCAGTTCTTTTTAGACTTCAATGCCAATGTGTCAATAAATAAAAATTTAAGTTTATATGCAGATTTAAACAATATTACCAACCAACCATTGCGTTATTTTCAAGGAGTGAAATCTAGAACCATGCAAATGGAATATTATGGTAGACGCTTAACCTTTGGTTTAAAATACGATTTGTTTAAGAAAAATTAA
- the rpmA gene encoding 50S ribosomal protein L27, which translates to MAHKKGVGSSKNGRESESKRLGVKIFGGQAAIAGNIIVRQRGNTHHPGENVYSSKDHTLHAYVDGVVKFTKKKDNKSYVSIVPFEV; encoded by the coding sequence ATGGCACATAAAAAAGGAGTCGGAAGTTCGAAAAACGGTAGAGAATCAGAATCAAAACGTTTAGGCGTTAAGATATTTGGTGGTCAAGCTGCAATAGCTGGAAATATTATCGTAAGACAAAGAGGAAACACGCATCACCCAGGTGAAAACGTATATTCTTCAAAAGATCATACATTACACGCTTATGTTGATGGCGTTGTAAAGTTCACAAAGAAAAAAGACAACAAATCTTATGTTTCTATAGTACCTTTTGAGGTTTAG
- a CDS encoding T9SS type A sorting domain-containing protein, whose translation MKKIIFIKPLSFFITLFCAINFGFGQCGTETATWNGSTWNWDGTTLPNTVPTIGATDQVIINGNYDTSLGGSQTSFSACSLTVNAGFDLTVSNGDYVEVENDVVANGGITVQSQANFIQNNDAATFTDNTGGLVVVSKEKTMQRWYSYTYWSSPTQTETIEGALGNTPTDRRFSFNATNYIDLLAEIGNTNTFIAGQDGFDDNGNDWVNTQTGPMVPGVGYAATASEFGPAFPRTEQFDFYGAFNNGEVLVPLVSNSLGAYEDWNLVGNPYPSAISADQFFAVNAGLVDMIYLWDQGTPPSSTNSGNQNSNFSNDDYAIINGFGEIGARADTGIPPNRFVPSGQGFFVIAAATGNLTFNNSMRAITHDNSQFFKSIKTKSKYTNSNANKIWVNLTSDNGIYNQIMVGYTNGATNANDGTFYDAPRGLASLNSTSLYSVIENDNGKFAIQAKDASNLNENEIINLGFKSTISVATLFKLSVAKVEGDFLNCHTVYLKDNLLNKVHCLSTSDYTFTSAVGEFNNRFEIAFSDQALTIEDALLSNNSLRIIELENGYVQFTTSNNLSIKAVSIHDLLGRQLYHFTGGSTSETYKLSNLNNSVYIAKVELSSGRVISKKAFKK comes from the coding sequence ATGAAAAAAATTATTTTTATAAAACCACTCTCCTTTTTTATAACCCTTTTTTGTGCCATTAATTTTGGGTTTGGGCAATGTGGTACAGAAACAGCAACTTGGAATGGAAGTACATGGAATTGGGATGGCACTACCCTCCCCAATACAGTCCCTACAATAGGTGCTACTGATCAAGTGATTATTAATGGTAACTATGATACAAGTTTAGGCGGGTCGCAGACAAGCTTTAGTGCCTGTAGTTTAACTGTAAATGCAGGTTTTGATTTAACCGTTTCTAATGGCGATTATGTTGAAGTTGAAAATGATGTTGTTGCCAACGGTGGCATTACTGTCCAATCGCAAGCAAATTTTATACAAAATAATGATGCCGCTACCTTTACCGATAATACTGGCGGTTTAGTTGTTGTATCAAAGGAAAAAACCATGCAAAGATGGTATAGTTACACGTATTGGAGTTCGCCAACACAAACTGAAACTATTGAAGGTGCTTTAGGTAACACACCTACTGATAGACGTTTTTCATTCAACGCCACTAATTATATAGATTTGTTAGCGGAAATTGGAAACACCAATACATTTATAGCGGGACAAGATGGTTTTGATGATAATGGAAACGATTGGGTTAATACTCAAACTGGACCTATGGTTCCTGGTGTTGGATATGCTGCAACAGCTAGTGAATTTGGACCTGCTTTTCCCCGTACAGAACAATTTGATTTTTATGGTGCTTTTAATAATGGTGAAGTTTTAGTGCCGTTAGTTAGCAATAGTCTTGGTGCTTATGAAGACTGGAATTTAGTAGGTAATCCATATCCTAGTGCCATAAGCGCAGACCAGTTTTTCGCTGTTAATGCAGGTTTAGTAGATATGATTTATTTATGGGATCAAGGTACACCACCAAGTAGTACTAACAGTGGTAACCAAAACTCTAACTTCTCGAATGATGACTACGCTATTATAAATGGATTTGGAGAAATAGGCGCTAGAGCAGACACAGGTATACCTCCAAACAGGTTTGTACCTTCGGGTCAAGGCTTTTTTGTTATAGCTGCAGCTACTGGAAATTTAACCTTTAATAACTCGATGCGTGCTATTACTCATGATAATAGTCAATTTTTCAAAAGCATAAAAACTAAAAGTAAATATACCAATAGTAATGCAAACAAAATATGGGTTAATTTAACTTCAGATAATGGTATATACAATCAAATTATGGTTGGTTATACAAATGGTGCAACCAATGCAAATGATGGTACTTTTTATGATGCACCACGTGGTTTAGCTTCCCTTAATAGTACCTCATTATATTCTGTTATAGAAAATGATAATGGTAAATTTGCTATTCAAGCTAAAGACGCCAGTAACCTTAACGAAAATGAAATTATTAACCTTGGTTTTAAATCAACCATAAGTGTGGCTACCTTATTTAAATTATCGGTGGCTAAGGTAGAAGGCGACTTTTTAAACTGCCATACTGTTTATTTAAAAGATAATTTGCTTAATAAAGTACATTGTTTATCGACGTCCGATTATACATTTACATCGGCAGTTGGTGAATTTAACAACCGTTTTGAAATTGCTTTTAGCGACCAAGCTTTAACCATAGAAGATGCCCTTTTAAGCAATAATTCACTTAGAATTATTGAACTGGAAAACGGTTATGTACAGTTTACTACTTCTAATAATTTAAGTATTAAAGCGGTTTCAATTCATGATTTATTAGGAAGACAGTTGTATCACTTTACAGGTGGTTCTACTTCTGAAACATATAAACTTTCAAACTTAAACAATAGTGTTTATATTGCTAAAGTAGAACTTTCAAGTGGTAGGGTTATTAGCAAAAAGGCGTTTAAAAAGTGA
- a CDS encoding gliding motility-associated protein GldE: MDPDPASFKSLMTAVDFSIVLGIVLLFLLLLCSALISGAEVALFSLSRTDIEKGLEAKSKRIQIITNLLERPKKLLATILVANNFINIAIVILFAYLGSDIFSGITSPIIKFVIEVVVVTFLILFFGEILPKIYASRNNLKFATFMAYPLRVLDILLSPLSLPMRGLTIIIHNKLGKQKSNLSVDQLSQALELTSKEDTTREEHKILQGIVSFGNTDTKQVMRPRIDIFALNIEQKYTEILPEIIKNGYSRIPVFKDNIDSIEGILYVKDLLPYIDRKQFDWTTLIREPIFVPENKKLDDLMAEFQEKKVHLAVVVDEYGGTSGLISLEDIIEEIVGDISDEFDDEDLTYSKLDDTNFVFEGKTTLKDFYKIIKVEDETVFEDNKGEAETIAGFVLEISGSFPKLNSKILFKNYIFKIEALDKKRIKLIKFTIT; the protein is encoded by the coding sequence TTGGATCCTGACCCCGCGAGTTTTAAAAGTTTAATGACTGCAGTTGATTTTTCAATTGTTTTAGGCATCGTGTTATTATTTCTACTTTTGCTTTGTTCCGCACTTATTTCTGGTGCCGAAGTGGCCCTTTTTTCGCTTTCAAGAACGGATATAGAAAAAGGATTGGAAGCAAAATCTAAACGCATTCAAATAATAACAAATCTGCTAGAGCGTCCTAAAAAATTATTGGCCACCATTTTAGTAGCAAACAATTTTATAAACATTGCCATTGTTATTTTGTTTGCCTATTTGGGTAGCGATATATTTTCAGGTATTACTTCACCTATAATAAAATTTGTGATTGAAGTTGTTGTTGTAACTTTCTTAATTTTATTTTTTGGCGAAATTTTACCTAAAATTTATGCCAGTCGAAACAATTTAAAGTTTGCAACCTTTATGGCATACCCGCTAAGGGTTTTAGATATATTGTTATCGCCTTTAAGCTTACCCATGCGTGGTTTAACAATAATCATACATAATAAACTGGGCAAGCAAAAATCTAATTTAAGCGTCGATCAGCTATCACAAGCACTAGAACTTACAAGTAAAGAAGACACTACCAGAGAAGAACATAAAATATTGCAAGGCATTGTCTCTTTTGGTAACACAGACACCAAACAAGTTATGCGTCCACGCATTGATATTTTTGCACTAAACATTGAGCAGAAATACACGGAAATTTTACCGGAAATAATAAAAAACGGTTATTCGCGTATTCCTGTTTTTAAAGATAATATAGATTCCATAGAAGGCATACTTTATGTGAAGGATTTGCTGCCTTATATAGATCGAAAACAATTTGATTGGACTACCTTAATCAGAGAACCCATTTTTGTGCCCGAAAACAAAAAGCTTGATGACTTAATGGCAGAATTTCAAGAGAAAAAAGTGCATTTGGCAGTAGTAGTTGATGAATATGGAGGAACTTCTGGACTTATTTCCTTAGAAGATATTATTGAAGAAATTGTAGGTGACATAAGTGATGAGTTTGATGATGAAGATTTAACCTATTCTAAATTAGATGATACTAATTTTGTGTTTGAAGGAAAAACGACCTTAAAAGATTTCTATAAAATTATTAAAGTTGAAGACGAAACCGTTTTTGAGGATAATAAAGGTGAAGCCGAAACCATTGCTGGTTTTGTTTTAGAAATATCGGGCAGTTTCCCAAAATTAAACAGTAAAATACTATTTAAAAATTATATTTTTAAAATTGAAGCCTTAGATAAAAAACGGATAAAACTCATAAAATTTACAATCACGTAG
- the rplU gene encoding 50S ribosomal protein L21, whose amino-acid sequence MYAIVEIAGQQFKVVKDQKVFVHRLQTEEGKQVAFDNVLLIGDGDNVTVGAPAIDGAQVGAKVLKHLKGDKVIVFKKKRRKGYRKKNGHRQSLTEIIIESIAASGAKKAAKVENEGAKKAAKVEKVEAKKETPAKVEKKVEAKAEVTQDLNSLTVAELKEMAKAKGIEGITSMKKADLIAALS is encoded by the coding sequence ATGTACGCAATTGTAGAGATAGCAGGGCAACAATTTAAAGTTGTTAAAGACCAAAAGGTTTTTGTACACCGTTTACAAACAGAAGAAGGAAAGCAAGTAGCTTTCGACAATGTACTTCTTATTGGTGATGGTGACAATGTAACTGTAGGCGCCCCAGCTATAGACGGAGCTCAAGTAGGAGCAAAAGTCTTAAAGCACCTTAAAGGTGATAAAGTGATAGTTTTCAAAAAGAAAAGACGTAAAGGTTACCGTAAGAAAAACGGTCACCGTCAATCTTTAACTGAAATCATCATTGAAAGTATTGCTGCTTCGGGAGCAAAAAAGGCTGCTAAAGTTGAAAACGAAGGAGCCAAAAAAGCTGCCAAAGTTGAGAAAGTTGAAGCTAAAAAAGAGACACCAGCTAAAGTAGAGAAAAAAGTTGAAGCTAAAGCTGAAGTTACTCAAGATTTAAACAGTTTAACAGTTGCTGAATTAAAAGAAATGGCAAAAGCTAAAGGCATTGAAGGAATCACTTCAATGAAAAAAGCTGATTTAATTGCTGCTTTAAGTTAA
- a CDS encoding very short patch repair endonuclease has protein sequence MVYNEDKIKVPRFNEESGFYTTKKRSKIMSKIGGKNTKPEMLFRKALWRKGVRYRVNNRKLPGKPDVSIKKYKLAVFIDGEFWHGFNWNERKETIQSNRGFWIPKIERNMQRDKEVNQQLIEMGYTVFRFWAKDIKTELDKCINDILVYIDVGENN, from the coding sequence ATGGTTTATAATGAAGATAAAATAAAAGTCCCTCGGTTTAATGAGGAATCGGGTTTTTATACCACTAAAAAACGCTCAAAAATAATGAGCAAGATTGGTGGCAAAAACACCAAGCCAGAAATGCTTTTTAGAAAAGCGCTTTGGAGAAAAGGGGTGAGGTATAGAGTAAACAATAGAAAGCTTCCCGGAAAACCCGATGTTTCCATTAAAAAGTACAAATTAGCTGTTTTTATTGATGGCGAATTTTGGCATGGGTTTAATTGGAACGAACGCAAGGAAACCATACAAAGCAATCGTGGTTTTTGGATACCAAAAATAGAACGGAATATGCAGCGCGATAAAGAGGTAAACCAGCAACTTATTGAAATGGGCTATACCGTGTTTAGGTTTTGGGCAAAGGATATTAAAACCGAACTAGACAAATGCATTAACGATATATTGGTTTACATAGACGTTGGAGAAAATAATTAA